ATTATTTGCAATACCGACGGACAATCGCTCGAAACAAGCCCCATTCCGGTAAAAATGCAAATAGGATCCACAGGACTAGGCGCTGGAAACGACCCTGTAGTAGGGAGAAATGCCGCCCTTGAAAGTGCCGACCAAATCCACCACGCATTGGAACGCAATACCAAAATGGTCTTTATCACTGCCGGTATGGGTGGAGGTACAGGCACAGGAGCTGCTCCCGTAATTGCATCCATTGCCCGAGAATTAAATATACTTACCATAGGTATTGTTACCCTGCCCTTTTCTTTTGAAGGACGCAAAAGAAAACAACAAGCCGAAGACGGCATCCAGGATTTGAGAAAATATTGCGATTCCATTCTAATAATCTGTAACGACCGTTTGCGCGAACTATATGGCAATCTTCCGTTTTCTGAAGCTTTTGCACAAGCCGACAATGTACTGGCTATAGGTGCCAAAGGAATTGCGGAACTCATTACCGTTGTGGGACATGTAAATGTTGACTTTGAAGATGTTAAAACAGTAATGAAAGACAGTGGCAAAGCCATCATGGGTTCAGGAAACGGAGAAGGTGAAAACAGAGCTATTGATGCAATCCAGGCAGCTATGGCATCTCCCCTGCTCGACGACTACGACATCCGAGGTGCTGCCAACATTCTTTTGTACATAGCTTCGGGTACCGACGAAATAAAAATGGATGAACTTAGCGATATTAATGAATACGTTCAAAATAAAGCCGGGTCAAAAGCCGATATCATCTGGGGCTACCGAAAGGACGAAACCCTCGAGAAAAAAATCTCTATTACACTAATAGCTACCGGTTTCGATTCTATTCGCAGAAACCAGCAGGAAATGGAAACACAAAAAACCATTTACAGTCTGTATGATACCCCTAACCCCGTTCCGGAACCGCCCAAACAGGAGATTTCCGACGAAATAAAAATAGTAGAAAATTTTGAAACAACTCCGGTTGCACCTCCAGCACCGGTAATCGAGTTCAGGGAAAACAATCCTCCCGAAAAAACGGTATATTCATTAGACTCCTGCGCAGAAACTTATCAATTTAACGAAAGCAGTATCAGTAAACCCATAGAAAAACAGGCAGCTATCCAAGAACCTGTTGCATTGGAATTTGCAAATACAGAAAACACTGTA
The Lentimicrobiaceae bacterium genome window above contains:
- the ftsZ gene encoding cell division protein FtsZ codes for the protein MLKFDSPKDQNSIIKVIGVGGGGSNAVNHMFTQGIKGVDFIICNTDGQSLETSPIPVKMQIGSTGLGAGNDPVVGRNAALESADQIHHALERNTKMVFITAGMGGGTGTGAAPVIASIARELNILTIGIVTLPFSFEGRKRKQQAEDGIQDLRKYCDSILIICNDRLRELYGNLPFSEAFAQADNVLAIGAKGIAELITVVGHVNVDFEDVKTVMKDSGKAIMGSGNGEGENRAIDAIQAAMASPLLDDYDIRGAANILLYIASGTDEIKMDELSDINEYVQNKAGSKADIIWGYRKDETLEKKISITLIATGFDSIRRNQQEMETQKTIYSLYDTPNPVPEPPKQEISDEIKIVENFETTPVAPPAPVIEFRENNPPEKTVYSLDSCAETYQFNESSISKPIEKQAAIQEPVALEFANTENTVAENNLDLDDNDHIAQVRRERLKEMSTKLRNPKIVEEMEAIPAYERRRINISSTTPSSDSHISRFTLTGEKGDMKDENPFFNPQAD